From one Lolium rigidum isolate FL_2022 chromosome 4, APGP_CSIRO_Lrig_0.1, whole genome shotgun sequence genomic stretch:
- the LOC124648299 gene encoding phospholipase A1-II 7-like, producing MAPTGNAPVSSPKLGAGSIPVPWEELQGSCSWEGLLDPLDADLRASLIAYGELAEAAYDGFDADEKSPHAGSCMYTQAGLLAASGVSHPEYYTVTKFLQATSEPRGQSPESESTAIGKALFVQQPEKPGRTNWIGYVAVATDDGVKALGRRDIVVAWRGTVNILEYPKDVEFRYKSAAQVLAGDFPDAMVRSGILDVYTTNNPVENHIMPMIVRNSARDQVLAEVRKQVEAYKEEKTSITVTGHSLGASLATLNAVDIVAHGYNVPGSRSEQTPCPVTAILFASPHVGDDNFKSAFASFADLRALHVRNAGDKVPPANENMDVATVVLHIDTDRSPYLNLRPNDDVTRHNLECYLHGLAGDGKSIARTLWRPHLIAIRSNTDASLFRLHDAREKARKSTDTSKQTATVGRISGS from the exons ATGGCACCCACCGGGAACGCTCCCGTGTCGTCGCCGAAGCTTGGAGCAGGAAGCATCCCCGTTCCATGGGAAGAGCTCCAGGGCTCCTGCTCGTGGGAAGGGCTCCTGGACCCGCTCGACGCCGACCTCCGTGCCTCCCTCATCGCCTACGGCGAGCTCGCTGAGGCCGCGTACGACGGGTTCGACGCCGACGAGAAGTCGCCGCACGCCGGCTCGTGCATGTACACCCAGGCCGGCCTGCTCGCCGCCTCCGGCGTGTCCCACCCCGAGTACTACACCGTCACCAAGTTCCTGCAAGCGACCTCGGAACCGCGTGGGCAGTCGCCGGAGTCGGAGTCGACGGCGATAGGCAAGGCCTTGTTCGTGCAGCAGCCGGAGAAGCCAGGGCGGACCAACTGGATCGGGTACGTGGCGGTGGCGACGGACGACGGTGTGAAGGCTCTGGGGCGGCGCGACATCGTCGTGGCCTGGCGCGGCACCGTGAACATCCTGGAGTATCCCAAAGACGTGGAGTTCCGGTACAAGTCCGCCGCGCAGGTGCTGGCCGGCGATTTCCCCGACGCAATGGTCCGCTCTGGCATCCTTGACGTGTACACCACGAACAACCCAGTTGAGAACCATATAATGCCCATGATCGTAAGGAACAGCGCCAGAGATCAG GTGCTGGCGGAAGTAAGGAAACAAGTGGAGGCGTACAAGGAAGAGAAGACCAGCATCACCGTCACCGGCCACAGCCTCGGCGCCTCACTCGCCACCCTCAACGCCGTCGACATTGTGGCCCACGGCTACAACGTCCCCGGCTCCAGATCGGAGCAGACGCCATGCCCGGTGACGGCGATTCTGTTCGCGAGCCCGCACGTCGGGGATGACAACTTTAAGTCCGCCTTCGCCTCCTTCGCTGATCTCCGTGCCCTCCACGTGAGGAACGCCGGCGACAAGGTGCCGCCGGCAAACGAAAACATGGACGTGGCCACCGTGGTTCTGCACATCGACACGGACAGGTCGCCCTACCTCAACCTGCGCCCGAACGATGACGTCACACGCCACAACCTCGAGTGTTACCTGCATGGGCTTGCTGGGGACGGTAAATCAATCGCCAGGACCTTATGGCGCCCGCACCTAATCGccata AGAAGTAATACAGATGCGAGTTTGTTTCGTCTCCACGACGCGCGCGAGAAGGCAAGAAAATCAACAGATACGTCGAAGCAGACGGCCACCGTCGGAAGAATCAGCGGCAGCTAG